The following proteins come from a genomic window of Limnohabitans sp. 103DPR2:
- a CDS encoding UvrD-helicase domain-containing protein, producing the protein MYDQTPLLNNLNPEQLRAVTLPSESALILAGAGSGKTRVLTTRIAWLLQTSQVGSGGILAVTFTNKAAKEMMLRLQAMLPVNVRGMWIGTFHGLCNRFLRAHYKMANLPQTFQILDTQDQLSAIKRLCKQHGVDDERFPPKQLQWFIAGCKEDGLRPKDVDVRDDETRRKVEIYQLYEDQCQREGVVDFGELMLRSYELLRDNEAIRMHYRARFKHVLIDEFQDTNKLQYAWIKMIAGLPAEHGSAVLAVGDDDQSIYAFRGARVGNMADFVREFGVQHQIKLEQNYRSYSNILDSANALIGNNKNRLGKNLRTDQGAGEPVRVYESTSDFAEAQWLVDEIRQLVKGDGFTRKEVAVLYRSNAQSRVMETALFNAGVPYKVYGGLRFFERAEIKHALAYLRILENPNDDTSFLRIVNFPPRGIGARSVEQLQDAAKGLGCSLHDAVSTTAGKAGAKLASFVAMIDVMREQTPGMTLREIIELVLDKTGLIEHYKTEKEGADRVENLEELVNAAESFVTQEGFGRDAEATAQDMAPNAEDGEVMSPLAAFLTHAALEAGDNQAQAGEDAIQLMTVHASKGLEFDAVFISGLEEGLFPHENSMNDYDGLEEERRLMYVAITRARKRLYLSHSQTRMLHGQTRYNLKSRFLDELPEDCLKWITPKNPGFATGLGGGWASPAQAFQAKPAWGHSSLGSAETYKSPPVPVQKSEPSHGIKANMKVFHTKFGEGKVLAVEGAGADARAQVNFPRHGVKWLALSVAKLTPVE; encoded by the coding sequence ATGTATGACCAAACGCCCCTGTTGAACAACCTGAACCCCGAGCAATTGCGGGCTGTCACCCTGCCTTCGGAGTCGGCCCTCATTCTGGCGGGGGCCGGTTCAGGCAAAACCCGGGTATTGACCACTCGAATCGCTTGGTTATTGCAGACCTCGCAGGTGGGCTCGGGCGGCATTTTGGCCGTGACCTTTACCAACAAGGCCGCCAAAGAGATGATGCTCCGCTTGCAAGCCATGCTGCCCGTCAACGTTCGGGGCATGTGGATTGGCACATTCCACGGCCTGTGCAATCGGTTTTTGCGGGCCCATTACAAAATGGCCAACTTGCCGCAAACCTTCCAAATTTTGGACACGCAAGACCAGTTGTCGGCCATCAAACGTTTGTGCAAACAGCATGGCGTCGACGATGAACGTTTTCCGCCCAAGCAATTGCAGTGGTTCATTGCAGGCTGCAAAGAGGATGGACTGCGCCCCAAAGATGTGGATGTACGAGACGATGAAACCCGCCGCAAAGTCGAGATCTACCAACTCTACGAAGACCAGTGCCAGCGAGAAGGCGTGGTGGATTTTGGCGAATTGATGCTGCGGTCGTACGAGCTCCTGCGCGACAACGAAGCTATACGCATGCATTATCGTGCGCGCTTCAAACACGTGTTGATTGATGAGTTTCAAGACACTAACAAGTTGCAATACGCCTGGATCAAAATGATTGCAGGCTTGCCCGCAGAGCATGGCAGCGCGGTGCTGGCAGTGGGTGACGATGACCAAAGCATTTACGCTTTCCGCGGTGCGCGTGTGGGCAACATGGCCGACTTTGTGCGTGAATTTGGTGTGCAGCATCAAATCAAGCTGGAACAAAACTATCGCAGCTACAGCAATATTTTGGATTCAGCCAATGCGCTCATTGGCAACAACAAAAATCGCTTGGGCAAAAACTTGCGCACCGATCAAGGCGCCGGCGAGCCAGTGCGGGTGTACGAGTCCACCAGCGACTTTGCAGAAGCGCAGTGGTTGGTCGATGAGATCAGACAACTGGTCAAAGGCGATGGCTTTACGCGCAAAGAAGTGGCGGTTTTGTATCGCAGCAATGCCCAAAGCCGCGTGATGGAAACGGCCTTGTTCAATGCGGGTGTGCCCTACAAAGTTTATGGCGGTCTGCGCTTCTTTGAACGTGCCGAAATCAAACATGCTTTGGCCTACTTGCGCATTTTGGAGAACCCCAACGACGACACCAGTTTCTTGCGCATCGTGAATTTTCCGCCGCGCGGCATTGGCGCGCGCAGTGTGGAGCAATTGCAAGATGCGGCCAAAGGCTTGGGCTGCTCCCTGCACGACGCGGTCAGTACCACTGCAGGCAAAGCTGGTGCCAAGTTGGCCAGTTTTGTGGCCATGATCGATGTGATGCGGGAGCAAACGCCTGGCATGACATTGCGAGAGATCATTGAATTGGTGTTGGACAAAACGGGCTTGATTGAGCATTACAAGACAGAAAAAGAAGGTGCCGACCGCGTAGAAAACTTGGAAGAGTTGGTCAATGCGGCAGAGAGTTTTGTGACACAAGAAGGCTTTGGCCGCGATGCCGAAGCCACGGCCCAAGACATGGCGCCCAACGCGGAAGATGGCGAAGTGATGTCACCCTTGGCGGCCTTCTTAACGCATGCAGCCCTGGAAGCCGGTGACAACCAAGCGCAAGCGGGCGAAGATGCCATCCAACTCATGACTGTTCATGCCAGCAAGGGCCTGGAATTTGATGCGGTGTTCATCAGCGGTTTGGAAGAGGGCTTGTTCCCTCATGAAAATTCGATGAACGATTACGACGGTTTGGAGGAAGAGCGAAGGCTGATGTACGTGGCCATTACACGTGCCCGCAAACGCTTGTACCTCAGCCATTCGCAAACGCGCATGCTGCATGGCCAAACGCGTTACAACCTGAAAAGCCGCTTTTTAGACGAACTGCCAGAAGACTGCTTGAAGTGGATCACGCCCAAGAATCCAGGCTTTGCAACGGGTTTGGGAGGGGGCTGGGCTTCGCCTGCCCAGGCCTTCCAGGCTAAACCTGCTTGGGGCCACAGCAGTTTGGGCTCGGCCGAGACTTACAAAAGCCCGCCCGTGCCTGTGCAAAAATCAGAGCCTTCGCATGGCATCAAAGCGAACATGAAAGTGTTTCACACCAAGTTTGGTGAAGGCAAGGTGTTGGCCGTGGAGGGCGCTGGCGCTGATGCGCGGGCCCAAGTGAATTTCCCACGTCATGGGGTCAAGTGGTTGGCCTTGTCGGTGGCCAAGTTGACGCCCGTTGAATGA
- a CDS encoding FKBP-type peptidyl-prolyl cis-trans isomerase has translation MKIEKDTVVTLKYKVSDAQGKLLEAAEEPMAYLHGGYENTLPKIEEALDGQEKGYQTTLVLSAADSFGERDESLLQTMPKKDFPPGVKVGGQLRGRTPDGREAIFNVVKIKGDTVMLDGNHPWAGQTLRFQLNVIDVRAAIQEEIEHRHVHGAHGHHH, from the coding sequence ATGAAAATTGAAAAAGACACCGTCGTGACCTTGAAATACAAAGTGTCCGATGCACAAGGTAAATTGTTAGAAGCCGCCGAAGAGCCTATGGCCTATTTGCATGGCGGCTACGAAAACACCTTGCCCAAAATTGAAGAAGCTTTGGATGGCCAAGAAAAGGGTTACCAAACCACCTTGGTTTTGTCGGCGGCCGATTCATTTGGTGAGCGCGACGAAAGCCTGCTGCAAACCATGCCCAAAAAAGATTTTCCACCTGGCGTGAAAGTGGGCGGTCAATTGCGCGGGCGCACGCCTGATGGCCGTGAAGCCATTTTCAATGTCGTCAAAATCAAAGGCGATACGGTCATGCTCGATGGCAATCACCCATGGGCTGGCCAAACTCTGCGATTCCAATTGAACGTGATTGACGTGCGCGCGGCCATTCAAGAAGAGATTGAACACCGTCACGTCCATGGTGCGCATGGACACCACCATTGA
- a CDS encoding BPSS1780 family membrane protein codes for MKLHIVPAKQGLAWVQQGIRTFWRQPLAFTGLFFLFMAWVSVLSMIPVIGAALALVILPAATLGLMVATEQAASGKFPMPMVLMIAFRAGQQRLKAMLILGLLYAASFLAVMLISAMVDGGGFAKVYLANSPITPEVVNASDFQMAMWLATVLYIPLSMMFWHAPALVHWHGVPPVKSMFFSAVACWRNLGAFAVYLLAWIVVFVAGATVILMVSSALGGNDLSGAVLMPGALLMAAMFFTSVYFSVKDCFDLPSPGSETQA; via the coding sequence ATGAAGCTTCACATCGTTCCAGCCAAACAAGGCTTGGCTTGGGTTCAACAAGGCATTCGCACTTTTTGGCGTCAGCCCTTGGCCTTCACGGGCTTGTTCTTTTTGTTCATGGCTTGGGTCTCTGTGCTGTCCATGATCCCGGTCATTGGCGCTGCCCTGGCCTTGGTCATCCTGCCAGCTGCCACATTGGGTCTGATGGTGGCCACCGAGCAAGCGGCTTCTGGCAAATTCCCCATGCCCATGGTGCTCATGATTGCCTTTCGCGCAGGTCAACAACGACTCAAGGCCATGCTCATTTTGGGGCTGCTTTATGCAGCAAGTTTTTTAGCGGTCATGCTCATTTCGGCCATGGTCGATGGCGGTGGTTTTGCCAAGGTCTATTTGGCCAATTCACCCATCACACCCGAAGTTGTCAATGCTTCTGATTTTCAAATGGCCATGTGGTTGGCCACCGTGCTCTACATCCCTTTGTCCATGATGTTTTGGCACGCCCCTGCCCTGGTGCATTGGCACGGCGTTCCGCCGGTTAAAAGCATGTTCTTCAGTGCTGTTGCCTGCTGGCGCAACTTGGGTGCATTTGCCGTTTACCTGTTGGCATGGATTGTGGTTTTCGTGGCAGGTGCAACCGTCATCTTGATGGTGAGCAGTGCCTTAGGGGGCAACGATCTATCGGGCGCTGTCTTAATGCCTGGCGCTTTGCTCATGGCCGCCATGTTTTTCACATCGGTCTACTTCAGTGTCAAAGATTGCTTTGATCTGCCATCCCCCGGCAGCGAAACACAAGCCTAA
- a CDS encoding homoserine kinase encodes MAVFTPVTEEQAAELMSQLGLGTLTELRGIEGGIENTNYFATTDLGDYVLTLFERLNHEQLPFYLFLMKHLAEKGIPVPNPAANSDGDILHTVCDKPAAVVNRLEGKSQLAPEAIHCAAVGDMLARMHLAGEDYNRSQPNLRGLTWWNETVPVVLPYLDKAQAGLLQSELAYQNHIAQSAAYQALPKGPVHADLFRDNVMFDGEKLTGFFDFYFAGVDTWLFDLSVCLNDWCIDLPTGEHHAERAQAMLNAYQAVRPLRAAERQLLPAMLRAGALRFWISRLWDFHLPRDAAMLKPHDPTHFERVLRARLASPLKLWA; translated from the coding sequence ATGGCTGTTTTTACGCCCGTTACTGAAGAACAAGCCGCCGAGCTCATGTCCCAACTGGGACTTGGCACACTGACCGAGTTAAGAGGCATTGAGGGTGGCATTGAAAACACCAATTACTTCGCCACCACCGACCTCGGTGACTACGTGCTCACGCTTTTCGAGCGCCTGAACCACGAGCAGCTGCCCTTCTATTTGTTTCTGATGAAACACCTGGCCGAAAAAGGCATCCCTGTGCCCAATCCTGCAGCCAACAGCGATGGCGACATTTTGCATACCGTTTGCGACAAACCCGCCGCAGTGGTCAATCGCTTGGAAGGCAAAAGTCAGTTGGCGCCCGAAGCCATTCATTGCGCTGCCGTCGGCGACATGCTGGCCCGCATGCACTTGGCAGGCGAAGATTACAACCGCAGCCAACCCAACCTGCGAGGTTTGACTTGGTGGAATGAAACGGTGCCAGTGGTCTTGCCGTATTTGGACAAGGCTCAAGCTGGCTTGTTGCAAAGCGAGCTGGCCTACCAAAATCACATCGCCCAGAGCGCAGCCTACCAAGCTTTGCCCAAAGGCCCTGTGCACGCCGATCTGTTTCGCGACAACGTGATGTTTGACGGCGAGAAGCTCACCGGCTTTTTTGATTTCTATTTTGCGGGCGTAGACACTTGGCTGTTTGATTTGTCGGTTTGCCTGAACGATTGGTGCATCGACTTGCCCACCGGTGAGCATCATGCCGAGCGCGCACAAGCCATGTTGAATGCCTACCAAGCGGTGCGCCCTTTGCGGGCCGCAGAGCGACAGTTGCTTCCCGCCATGCTCCGCGCGGGTGCTCTGCGTTTCTGGATTTCTCGCCTCTGGGATTTCCATTTGCCCCGCGATGCCGCCATGCTCAAACCGCATGATCCCACCCATTTCGAACGGGTATTGCGTGCCCGTTTGGCATCACCGCTTAAGCTCTGGGCATGA